In a single window of the bacterium genome:
- a CDS encoding type II toxin-antitoxin system mRNA interferase toxin, RelE/StbE family, producing MRTLIWGKTFVRAFKRTANKHPNLSKDVEKTLRLLLEEPFAPQLETHKLKGKLSGSWACSVGYDLRIVFDFVKSEGKQEEDIFLMDIGTHDEVY from the coding sequence ATGAGAACGCTGATTTGGGGTAAAACCTTTGTAAGGGCGTTTAAGAGGACTGCCAATAAACATCCGAATCTGAGTAAAGATGTTGAGAAAACCTTAAGACTTTTGCTCGAAGAACCTTTCGCCCCTCAATTGGAAACTCATAAACTCAAAGGGAAATTATCAGGCTCATGGGCGTGCAGTGTTGGATACGATCTGCGGATAGTATTCGATTTTGTAAAAAGCGAGGGGAAACAGGAAGAGGATATATTTTTGATGGATATTGGGACACATGATGAAGTGTATTAA
- a CDS encoding redoxin domain-containing protein, with protein sequence MKNILSFCLALLVLTAPALAAGDKPCLKVGDPAPPIVLKNLDGGSTFYLRDYCGQARTPRTRQERDVVVLSFFTTWCENCKKEIPCLQEMASRFAGDSIRFYLVNVGEARDTVEAYIFQRVISLPILHDEFSVTAQKYQANSLPTLVVIDKAGNIAEYHVGFQAGYEKELESRLNLLLGKTRPESLAAALRQGSAPAPDSIKADSVKAKPKSNRKKIKPVKS encoded by the coding sequence GAAAAATATCCTGTCATTCTGTCTTGCTCTGCTGGTATTAACAGCCCCGGCCCTGGCAGCCGGAGACAAGCCCTGTCTGAAGGTGGGCGACCCGGCCCCCCCCATAGTGTTGAAGAACCTGGACGGAGGCTCCACCTTTTATCTCCGCGATTACTGCGGCCAGGCCCGGACGCCCCGCACCCGCCAGGAGCGGGACGTGGTGGTATTAAGCTTCTTCACCACCTGGTGCGAGAACTGCAAAAAGGAGATCCCCTGTCTGCAGGAGATGGCCTCGCGCTTTGCCGGGGACAGCATCCGTTTCTACCTGGTGAACGTGGGCGAAGCCCGGGACACGGTGGAGGCCTACATCTTCCAGCGGGTGATCTCGCTGCCCATCCTGCATGACGAATTCTCGGTGACGGCCCAGAAATACCAGGCCAACAGCCTGCCGACCCTGGTGGTGATTGACAAGGCGGGCAATATTGCCGAATATCATGTGGGCTTTCAGGCTGGTTACGAGAAGGAACTTGAATCCAGGCTTAACCTTTTGCTGGGCAAGACCCGGCCCGAAAGTTTGGCGGCGGCGCTTCGACAGGGCTCAGCGCCCGCACCCGACAGCATAAAAGCTGACAGCGTCAAGGCCAAGCCCAAGAGCAATAGAAAGAAAATAAAACCTGTAAAAAGCTAA